The Aureimonas mangrovi genome includes a region encoding these proteins:
- a CDS encoding Thivi_2564 family membrane protein, translated as MGILISLLITVLVIVLVLWLVEQLPLQGNVKQIVRVIVIIIGIISLLRYLAVF; from the coding sequence ATGGGCATTCTCATCAGCTTGCTGATCACCGTTCTGGTGATCGTTCTCGTCCTGTGGCTGGTCGAACAGCTTCCGCTTCAGGGCAACGTCAAGCAGATCGTCCGGGTGATCGTGATCATCATCGGCATCATCTCGTTGTTGCGCTATCTCGCCGTCTTCTAG
- a CDS encoding DUF2306 domain-containing protein has product MIDVTDRPDVHMRLVTLEFALGHLQVFLTLKARICTVARHIHCRGETQAPAEAHRPTRRHVVTPRLPRGSCRDRFPSSLAAFRPVMFDPFGQKTSATVTRSDIVSASTTALARGASPVERFDRFLALASLALLCAVLAAIARGYGQWSAVPPLVWAHLVTIIGALALTVIQMWRAKGGRSHRAIGALWVSLMFGTALISIFIVEINDGGYSIIHVLSAWVMIQVPLIALAARKGQIRRHQNAARGMVVGALLIAGFFTFPFDRLLGSWLLAP; this is encoded by the coding sequence ATGATCGACGTGACCGATCGTCCCGATGTTCACATGCGGCTTGTTACGCTCGAATTTGCTCTTGGCCATTTACAAGTCTTCCTGACGCTGAAAGCTCGGATCTGTACTGTGGCGCGACATATCCATTGCCGAGGCGAAACACAAGCACCCGCAGAGGCGCATCGACCGACGCGGCGGCATGTCGTGACGCCCCGGCTACCGCGGGGCTCGTGCCGGGATCGCTTCCCGTCATCCCTTGCCGCCTTCCGTCCCGTGATGTTTGATCCGTTCGGCCAGAAGACATCGGCGACCGTGACCCGGAGCGACATCGTGAGTGCCAGCACGACTGCCCTTGCGCGCGGTGCGTCGCCCGTCGAGCGGTTCGACCGCTTCCTCGCGCTCGCCAGCCTCGCCCTTCTCTGCGCGGTCCTTGCCGCCATCGCTCGCGGATACGGGCAATGGTCGGCCGTGCCGCCGCTCGTCTGGGCGCATCTCGTCACGATCATCGGCGCTCTTGCCCTGACAGTCATTCAGATGTGGCGGGCGAAGGGCGGCCGGTCGCATCGCGCGATCGGTGCCCTATGGGTGTCGTTGATGTTCGGGACTGCGCTGATCAGCATCTTCATCGTCGAGATCAACGACGGCGGCTACAGCATCATCCATGTCCTGTCGGCGTGGGTGATGATTCAGGTACCGCTTATCGCACTGGCCGCGCGCAAGGGGCAGATCAGGCGCCATCAGAATGCCGCGCGCGGGATGGTGGTCGGCGCCCTGCTGATCGCGGGCTTCTTCACCTTCCCGTTCGATCGCCTGCTTGGAAGCTGGCTCCTCGCGCCATAA